One window of the Syntrophorhabdaceae bacterium genome contains the following:
- a CDS encoding AMP-binding protein, with translation MITGMDEAYREKGDTWPKVLKHNCEQYGDKKAMRYKHHGIWQPYTWREYYSDVKCLALGLLSLGFKAGDALLIIGDNAPQWYNAEIAAEADHGIPVGVYSDASTEEIAFVAKNSGAAFAVVADQEQVDKLLEIKNELPLLKKVIYWNYKGLAHYSEPILMGYKQVLELGKAYDGEHAGLFEKNVEDGKADDICALVYTSGTTGNVPKAAVHSYKTIRAGAEAYLRLDPWREDDNVVPYLPPVWINEQWFGIACHLLSLSVLNFAEDPETQERDNKEIGPNIVFHEARLWESRAAKVQAMMLGVDALKKLAFRLFMPVGYRMADLKLQSKKPTVFFRILHMIANIVLLGRMRKSLGLSNARICYTSGATLSPDAFRFYHALDLPLKSIYGTTEGGALTGAANEDIRPETVGPVLKGAEVKITDQGEIIYRQPGMFLGYYKDPNKTAEALRDGWFYSGDVGLVNKDGEVVFLDRKTNLVALTGGVRLAPQAIECRLRSSPYIKDAWVTAGPDKAYVSAVIVINYDTVSGWAGQRRLSFNTFAELAQKAEVYELIKQDVDRINSDLPAGSRVRKFVNLHKEFSPDEGELTRTRKLKASYMEERYAGLVKAIYEDKTEIPVDAPTRQREGGTGVRKTVLNVMSIKGAAA, from the coding sequence GTGATTACCGGGATGGACGAGGCTTACAGAGAAAAAGGCGATACCTGGCCCAAAGTACTCAAACACAACTGCGAGCAGTATGGCGACAAAAAAGCCATGCGCTATAAACACCACGGCATCTGGCAGCCCTACACCTGGAGAGAGTATTACTCCGATGTAAAATGCCTGGCGCTCGGCCTTTTGTCTCTCGGTTTCAAGGCCGGGGATGCGCTTCTTATCATTGGAGATAACGCCCCGCAATGGTACAACGCTGAGATAGCCGCCGAGGCCGATCATGGCATACCCGTGGGGGTTTATTCCGATGCCTCCACTGAGGAGATAGCATTCGTCGCTAAAAACTCCGGCGCTGCGTTTGCCGTGGTTGCCGATCAGGAGCAGGTTGACAAGCTCCTCGAAATCAAGAATGAACTCCCCCTTCTCAAGAAGGTGATCTACTGGAACTACAAAGGACTCGCGCACTATAGCGAGCCTATTTTGATGGGATACAAGCAGGTGCTGGAGTTAGGCAAGGCGTACGATGGGGAGCATGCCGGACTTTTCGAGAAAAATGTGGAGGACGGCAAGGCTGATGACATCTGCGCTCTCGTGTATACCTCCGGCACCACGGGAAATGTGCCCAAAGCCGCTGTCCACAGCTACAAAACGATAAGGGCAGGAGCCGAGGCTTATCTGCGCCTTGATCCGTGGCGCGAAGACGATAACGTGGTTCCTTACCTGCCGCCCGTCTGGATCAACGAACAGTGGTTCGGGATCGCGTGTCATCTCCTGTCATTGAGCGTCCTCAATTTTGCCGAAGACCCTGAAACCCAGGAACGGGACAACAAAGAGATAGGGCCGAATATCGTATTCCATGAGGCCCGCTTGTGGGAGAGCCGGGCGGCCAAGGTTCAGGCCATGATGCTCGGGGTCGATGCATTAAAGAAGCTTGCTTTTCGCCTCTTCATGCCCGTCGGTTACAGGATGGCCGATCTCAAGCTTCAAAGTAAGAAACCGACGGTATTCTTCAGAATACTTCATATGATAGCAAATATCGTCCTCTTAGGACGCATGAGAAAGAGCCTCGGTCTGTCGAACGCAAGGATCTGTTACACGAGCGGGGCAACGTTGAGTCCCGATGCCTTTAGATTCTATCATGCCCTCGATCTTCCCCTGAAAAGCATTTACGGAACGACAGAAGGCGGCGCTCTGACAGGAGCGGCCAATGAGGATATCCGTCCGGAAACGGTTGGTCCCGTCCTTAAGGGAGCAGAGGTGAAAATAACCGATCAGGGCGAGATCATCTACAGACAACCCGGTATGTTCCTCGGCTACTATAAAGACCCGAATAAGACGGCCGAGGCGTTAAGAGACGGATGGTTTTATAGCGGAGACGTTGGTCTTGTGAATAAAGACGGCGAGGTTGTGTTTTTGGACAGGAAGACGAATCTCGTTGCGCTCACGGGCGGTGTCAGGCTCGCCCCTCAGGCTATCGAGTGCCGGTTAAGATCGAGCCCCTATATTAAGGACGCCTGGGTTACAGCCGGACCCGATAAAGCATACGTATCCGCCGTTATCGTTATCAACTATGATACCGTGAGCGGGTGGGCCGGTCAGAGGAGGCTCTCCTTTAACACATTTGCCGAGCTCGCACAAAAGGCCGAGGTGTATGAGCTCATAAAGCAGGATGTGGACAGGATAAACAGCGATCTGCCGGCAGGCTCAAGGGTGAGAAAGTTCGTAAACCTGCACAAGGAATTTAGCCCCGACGAAGGTGAGTTGACGAGAACTCGGAAGCTTAAGGCGTCATATATGGAAGAGCGTTACGCCGGGCTTGTCAAAGCAATCTATGAAGATAAGACCGAGATACCCGTGGACGCTCCGACTCGCCAGCGTGAAGGGGGTACGGGAGTACGAAAGACTGTGCTCAATGTGATGTCCATTAAAGGAGCGGCCGCATGA